Proteins encoded in a region of the Vitis riparia cultivar Riparia Gloire de Montpellier isolate 1030 chromosome 7, EGFV_Vit.rip_1.0, whole genome shotgun sequence genome:
- the LOC117919303 gene encoding uncharacterized protein LOC117919303 yields MGVLGESWCFCKGAGKSERMKANIFTAKGPAMATISSSSSATGFLIHRNLLLTTHVNLPSLAAAEASEIRLQDGVPATLFPHRFFITSSVLDLTIVGLDTVDGDSNAQGQQPHYLKTCSKPNLDLGSVVYLLGYTEKKELTVGEGKVVIATDNLIKMSTDGVTWSPGSAGFDAQGNLAFMICDPMKLATSPNTKSSSTSSSSSSSWKKDLPMQFGIPIPIICDWLNQHWEGSLDELNKPKLPLIRLMSTGQKSEHSCTSFTMRRVFKSTDADNDGTPSSSNIISKARDQHGPATCSTAANTFEEVVHTTDPHATHLQGIPTPEIYESPKLTAIPVRMKESSQIQLLDINFPPQVAKATVPQIAKPLPSNSDENHVRGLSLDDGLQEKQFENRDMARSDADAEIASTGSVNVAHSEVQSSSSPVEISELQNGYSSEGETMYSAETAESRNYTSPREGRFQQVGRSQSCVSYNRWGTGQRNPMTRRAYLEQQRSFIQGRKMHSQGATSQRSNDYFGPTVSSIMKKRNNNSEQPSKPQQSAVHSSPRWMF; encoded by the exons ATGGGGGTATTGGGAGAATCATGGTGCTTCTGCAAAGGCGCTGGCAAGTCTGAGCGGATGAAGGCCAACATTTTCACTGCCAAAGGCCCCGCCATGGCCACcatttcctcctcctcctccgccACCGGCTTCCTCATCCATCGCAACCTCCTCCTCACCACTCACGTCAACCTCCCCTCCCTCGCCGCCGCCGAGGCCTCCGAGATCCGCCTCCAGGACGGCGTCCCCGCCACCCTCTTCCCTCACAG GTTTTTCATCACCAGCTCTGTTCTTGATCTTACAATAGTTGGTTTAGATACTGTGGATGGAGACTCGAATGCCCAGGGTCAGCAGCCTCACTACTTGAAGACCTGTTCTAAACCAAATCTGGATCTGGGCAGTGTGGTTTACCTCTTGGGTTACACAGAGAAAAAGGAATTAACAGTTGGTGAAGGAAAAGTAGTGATTGCCACTGACAATCTCATAAAAATGTCAACTGATGGAGTAACTTGGAGTCCTGGGTCTGCTGGTTTCGATGCACAAGGCAATCTCGCATTCATGATTTGCGATCCTATGAAACTAGCTACATCGCCAAACACCAAATCCTCCTCAACTTCAtcgtcatcttcatcatcatggAAGAAAGATCTTCCCATGCAATTTGGCATCCCCATTCCCATCATCTGTGATTGGTTAAACCAGCATTGGGAGGGTAGTCTTGACGAACTCAACAAACCCAAGTTACCACTTATTCGATTGATGTCCACTGGTCAGAAGAGTGAGCATTCTTGTACTTCCTTCACCATGCGGCGAGTCTTCAAATCAACTGATGCAGACAATGATGGAACCccatcatcatcaaatataaTCTCAAAAGCTAGAGATCAACATGGGCCTGCTACCTGTTCCACTGCCGCAAACACATTTGAAGAGGTGGTCCATACAACTGATCCCCATGCTACCCATCTGCAGGGAATCCCAACTCCTGAAATATATGAATCACCAAAGTTGACTGCAATCCCTGTCCGGATGAAGGAAAGTTCCCAAATCCAGCTTTTGGATATTAATTTTCCTCCACAGGTGGCCAAAGCTACTGTCCCACAGATTGCCAAACCGCTGCCATCAAACTCGGATGAGAATCATGTGAGGGGACTTTCTCTAGACGATGGATTGCAAGAAAAGCAGTTTGAGAACAGAGATATGGCCAGGTCTGATGCAGATGCTGAGATTGCATCAACTGGTTCAGTAAATGTGGCCCATAGTGAGGTCCAGTCCAGTTCATCCCCCGTAGAGATCTCGGAGTTGCAGAATGGGTATAGCAGTGAAGGAGAGACCATGTACTCTGCAGAAACTGCTGAGAGCCGAAACTATACAAGTCCTAGGGAGGGAAGGTTTCAACAGGTGGGAAGGAGTCAAAGCTGTGTGAGTTATAACAGATGGGGAACTGGGCAGAGGAATCCCATGACTCGCAGGGCATATCTAGAACAGCAGAGGAGCTTCATCCAAGGGAGAAAGATGCATTCACAAGGGGCAACTTCTCAAAGGAGTAATGATTACTTCGGCCCAACTGTCTCCTCAATCATGAAGAAGCGAAACAACAACTCGGAGCAGCCAAGCAAGCCCCAGCAAAGTGCAGTTCATTCTTCTCCACGATGGATGTTCTGA